CTTGCTCAAACGTCGATCTCATGTAGTCAATGTACTTTTCGACGTCAATGTGCTCCGGCCTTGCAAGCTGGAGCGGTCTGACACCATCTTTGTCCTTGGTCTTGACGAAACTTATTATGTCTCCGGCTGACAGCTGTATGCCGACGGCCTCCAATTTCCTCGCCGCCTTGACATGTTGCGGTGTCGTTTTCGTATACTTCTCGGGCATCTTAGAGAGCATAACCCTAAATGCTAAATCTTCTAACTCAAACTGTCCGTTCTTCAGCTTGTAATACCATGCCCTCAAGAGGTTTTGCAGGTTCCGCTTAGCCTGCTCAAAGTCTTCTTCGCTTTGTACTTTCTTGAACTCTTCTAACATGTTGTCAAAGGCTTCCTTTATGAACGTCGGTATATGTCTCTTCTTTCCTGTCAGACCTTTGACGTCAACGACGTCCTTTGTTGTCACACCAAGGTAATTCTTTTTCCTTGTGGAGAATACCACGTACCTGTAAACCTTGTCAACTTCGAGGTCCAACCTTAACGTGTTCTTCGCCCATGATATGAGTTCGTCTATGAGCTTCGGGTCGTTCGTCTTCAAGAAGAGAGAGTCCGTATCGCCGTAGACTACTTGTATTCCCAATTCTTTTGCCTTCTTTAAAGTCATTTTGAATGCATATCTTCCTATCGCTGCGGTGCTCTCAGCCACTGGTGGACAGTAGAGTTGGAAGTTGGAGAAACCGAATACGCCGTAGCTAGCGTTAAGCAAAACCTTTAGAGCACGTTGGACAACTTCGTACCAGCTCCTTACTTCGGGCTGGAGCGTTTTGTCACCGCTCTTTGGTTTATACCAACCAATCCTGATATCTCTCAACGCACCTATCACGAGGCTTTGAAGACCGCGCCTCTTCTTACAAGCCCAGTGACCGGTTTCTGGAATTATGTTATCCTTGCACTCTTCATGGACACACCTCACTGTTTCGTAACTTAAGTTCCATTCCTTGAGGGCCGAAGGATATAGGCTTGCGAAGTCTAGGACCGTGACTCCAAAGTGTACGCCGGCCATTGGTTCTGCAACTAAAGCACCTCTGTACTTCTTTCCTTCGATGATTGCCTTAGTCGTGATCGCCCCCTTTTCTTTGAGCAACTCATCTTGCCTCGGTATCAAGTAGCCTCTCCTCCTGTGCTCGAAGTAGAGTAGACTCTTTATCCAACCAGAAACTCCGTGCCTACAAACTTCCTCAATGGGCATCCTTCCTATCCTTGCCAATATTATGAGCAGTTTGATCAGAAGCGAATCATTAAAAGTAAGTAGCTCGTGAACCAGCGCGGCATCCCAGAAGCTGTACCTAGCCAACTCCTCTAGACTTAGCTCTCCCATTGGCTTATCTATCTCCACTTTGCCCTTACCTACTAGTGCCCTTGAGATCGCTTCCAGCGTGTTCTCCCGGTACTTGTTGTCAAAGGCATACACCTGTATGGACTTGTTCAGGAATAATCTGTAGAGGTCTACATGTATTCCCTTACGTAACGTTGCACCTTCTCTACCAATGAGTATCGGATTCTTTTCCTTAGGTATACCGAGCTTATCGCCTCTGTTCTTCAGGTATGGTAAATCAAAATCGTCGCCGTTGAACGTGGCGACGAGAGGATAAGAGCTCATTATGTTGAACGCCTCTTCCAGCATCGTCTTTTCGTCATCGAAGAGCTTTAGCTCAAACCCTTCTTCGATTGGGTTACTGACGGTGTTCCCCCTTTTTAGCAGAAATACGGCCTTGAAACCGTCGGAGCCGACGAAAGATATTGCCACGACAGGATCTTCGGCCTTCGTCGGTGAGGGAACCCTAGTGGTTACTGGTGCTAGAACTTCTATATCGATGGAAACATGCTTAATCTTTGGATACTGCGCCTCCAGAATTGAGAACCATCTTCGAATCTCCTCAGCATCCTCGCCCTTCGCTTCAGAAAGATGTTTGGCCATAGTAATTATTTGGCTGACGGTTTCTTCGTTGGCAGTCATCATGACAAGCTCTCCGTTGACAATCGCGTAAGGCATGCCCGGTATCAATCTCTTGTCGTACAGGTAGCAGAGATGATAAGGTATGTCTGCCTCCCAGACCGTGATGAATTCCCTGATCGAATTGGACCTTCCTCCGATTGCCAGCGGGTCGTTGGCGATTATCTTCGTCAACGTTACTTCCCTGTCATGCAAAAGATCGTACTTCTTTTCTTCTACAAAATCTATGGCCCCTCTAGCCTTAAGCTCTTGATTGTTGGAGAGTTCCTCTAAACTCAGATTTGAATAACAATAAGGCTTATGACCGCTCTCGTCGTAAAGTATGAGTACTTCGTTCTTTTCAGGATCGAGCATCTTAAGATAAGCCTTGCCCGTCTGACCATCGTAGGCTGACGACAGTAGATATAGCGTCTTTTCTCCGCCCTTTATCCAGTCTTCCAAGGATGTCTGTTGTACTCTACAAGAATCTTGAACCACGGTATAGATAATCTGCGGTACAGGCTTAATAATGTTTGTCCGTTAAAAATACTAACGTATTGCCGCGGAATTAGGTCTTTTATGAATCTTACCTTTCCACCAGCTCAGCATTACGTACAAGAGGCCCGATAGGGATGCTGCGAAAAACACGAGCGTTATTGTTTGAACGACTAGCGTGACATCTACCAACGACCCGCCTATGCTAAGCTTATCGCCTATTCTTATCTTGAGTTCCTCTGGACCTGTTAGCTGAATTATGCGTCTCTGCAAAATTTTATCATCAGTAAAGATCGAGACGCTAAACTCGCCAGGATACGGCACAGTCAGACTTATGCCTTCTTTCTCGACGATGCCGTCGAATACGCGTTCCCCGTTAAAACTGGCTTGAAGCTTTAGGCCGCTTATTGGATTACCGAGCGAATCCACTACAAAAACTCTCACGGGATAGTTGACCGAGCTTAGTTTCACATTAAAGTTACCCTCATCGAG
The window above is part of the Aigarchaeota archaeon genome. Proteins encoded here:
- a CDS encoding DNA-directed DNA polymerase I, which encodes MVQDSCRVQQTSLEDWIKGGEKTLYLLSSAYDGQTGKAYLKMLDPEKNEVLILYDESGHKPYCYSNLSLEELSNNQELKARGAIDFVEEKKYDLLHDREVTLTKIIANDPLAIGGRSNSIREFITVWEADIPYHLCYLYDKRLIPGMPYAIVNGELVMMTANEETVSQIITMAKHLSEAKGEDAEEIRRWFSILEAQYPKIKHVSIDIEVLAPVTTRVPSPTKAEDPVVAISFVGSDGFKAVFLLKRGNTVSNPIEEGFELKLFDDEKTMLEEAFNIMSSYPLVATFNGDDFDLPYLKNRGDKLGIPKEKNPILIGREGATLRKGIHVDLYRLFLNKSIQVYAFDNKYRENTLEAISRALVGKGKVEIDKPMGELSLEELARYSFWDAALVHELLTFNDSLLIKLLIILARIGRMPIEEVCRHGVSGWIKSLLYFEHRRRGYLIPRQDELLKEKGAITTKAIIEGKKYRGALVAEPMAGVHFGVTVLDFASLYPSALKEWNLSYETVRCVHEECKDNIIPETGHWACKKRRGLQSLVIGALRDIRIGWYKPKSGDKTLQPEVRSWYEVVQRALKVLLNASYGVFGFSNFQLYCPPVAESTAAIGRYAFKMTLKKAKELGIQVVYGDTDSLFLKTNDPKLIDELISWAKNTLRLDLEVDKVYRYVVFSTRKKNYLGVTTKDVVDVKGLTGKKRHIPTFIKEAFDNMLEEFKKVQSEEDFEQAKRNLQNLLRAWYYKLKNGQFELEDLAFRVMLSKMPEKYTKTTPQHVKAARKLEAVGIQLSAGDIISFVKTKDKDGVRPLQLARPEHIDVEKYIDYMRSTFEQVLDALGIDFDKMVGVSSLESFM